A region of the Rhodospirillaceae bacterium genome:
AAAAAATAACAACCCAAAACCGCTAACCAATTTTTCTGGGGCAACTTATCTGTTTTTGCAAAAAATGATGAATATCAATATCCCTTGAGGGGGTTATCTGAAAAACTTTGTTCTCGGAGGATATAAAAATTCGCGGTAAAGGGAAGAGGCAAAGCTTAGCGAAACAACGCCTCATTTTTCTTTAGTCAAAAGTTATTATCCCTCAACGGTCAAACATACCATTAACGCAATGGGTTGCAGATAAGAATTAATTTTCATTCCAATCGTTAAAAAATCTTCATCAATGCGTGAAATATGAAGGGTTTCTCGAATTTCGCAACTAACATGATGGCTGATCATCAGCTGAGTCAGTTTTTCGCCATGAATTAAAGGGATATTTTTGCTAGCTTTAATTGCTTCTTTGCCGAGCGGGTGCGCTGAAATCCGCAGTGGTTACAAAAACCCTTTGTTGGTGTGATGTTTATCTAAGCTGCCAATAAATTCACGAACTTGTTGGGCGGAAACCCCAAGTGTCTGCTGACAAACGTTTGGCTTGGATATAAAGGCGATCTAATCTCCAAGACATCTTGGTAAATCACCCCGTCCACCCCCCATCATAGCTTTGGCCTAGATGTTTGGTGCCATTGGCAGAACATTAAAAACCTTTGCCACAACTTCAAGAACAACTTTTCAAAAGCGGTCGGAGATAATTGCATCAGTTGCTTGAGTAGGTCAGTGGCTAAAGACCGTTGGATTTGTTCATGATATTGGCGAACAATTTCTTCTGGGGTGAATTCTGAACTGGTGTCGCCAATAGGATTGGATTGTTCGATGGGAGAGGTGGGATTGCCCATGATTTTGCTTGGTTCACTGACACGCGCTGCCATAAACTGCCCAAATTCTTTATAACGCCTTAAAAAATTGACGTTAAAAAGCAGGGTTGGAATTTAATAATTCTATTCCCCGGTTCGTCAGACGAAAACTGCCGCGTCCCGTTGATTCAATCAGTTGGGCGGCTGTCAAATATGTTTAGCCCACCCAACTCGATTCGCAAACAAATATCCCCGGCCGGAGGGCAACAACTGATACCGTTCTGCTTCGGTCAGTTTGAAGCTACGCGATAATTCCTGGATTGCCAGGGATGTTTTTATTTCCTGCGGGTTATTCAGGCTTTGAGCAAGTTGTAGAACCGGCAGCATCAATTCGTAAAATTTGGGTATGGCCATGCTATCTCCCTTATCATTTCTTATGGTAGGATGAATGAATTGAGGGGTGCTAGCAAACATTTTTTGGTCTAAAAATGATAAGTTACCGTGTTAAACGCCAGCCCAACACCACTTTTGTTGATCCGTACAGCCTT
Encoded here:
- a CDS encoding winged helix-turn-helix domain-containing protein, with product MAIPKFYELMLPVLQLAQSLNNPQEIKTSLAIQELSRSFKLTEAERYQLLPSGRGYLFANRVGWAKHI